DNA sequence from the Sulfoacidibacillus ferrooxidans genome:
TGTTCTAGATGTTGGTACGGGGTTTGGTGCGTTAGCAACGGAAATCGCATACTTTGCACCGGTTGCTGTGACGGGAGTTGATGTGGATGTGGAGAAGCTGAAGGTGGCGCAAGTGATTGCACAAGCTGTGGCGAAAAAGGCGAGTCAAACTGGGGTGGGCAATGGAGGATTGGACGCGATCCCGACTTTTGTCGAGGGTGACGTTTATCATTTACCGTTTGCTGATGACTCATTTGATCTCGTTATTTCGCGTTTTCTTTTTCAGCACTTACAGGATCCGCGTTTAGCGTTGAAAGAGCTTTTTCGCGTGGTGCGCAGTGGTGGGTTAGTCTGTTTAATAGATATTGATGAAGGTCTCACGATTGCGTACCCAGAGGTGCCTGTTTATCGGGCGTTACACGAAGCATTTATTGCCTTACAGGCGCGTCGAGGAGGGGATCGCATGATTGGTCGCAAATTGGCGGTTTATATGCAGGAGGCTAATTTTAACGGAATTCATAGTGTGGCACAAGTGCATTCTTCCTTCTCACCCCAAGTGGCTAATGACATAGGTAGGCAGTTTACGCTACGAAAGTTGCAGGAAGTAAGGGATGAGATCGTACTTGAAGGTCTCATGACAAGACAGGAGTATGACTCTTATTATAGCCAATACGAAAGTAGCGTCGACGGATGGAGCTTTGATGTTGCTGGCCATGTGACGGTATTTGGTGTGAAACCATAGCG
Encoded proteins:
- a CDS encoding class I SAM-dependent methyltransferase; amino-acid sequence: MNEDRFALIDETYSSYIGNHPELHDRWLLLQTVYTGKDRRSVYPFLPLPKGAAVLDVGTGFGALATEIAYFAPVAVTGVDVDVEKLKVAQVIAQAVAKKASQTGVGNGGLDAIPTFVEGDVYHLPFADDSFDLVISRFLFQHLQDPRLALKELFRVVRSGGLVCLIDIDEGLTIAYPEVPVYRALHEAFIALQARRGGDRMIGRKLAVYMQEANFNGIHSVAQVHSSFSPQVANDIGRQFTLRKLQEVRDEIVLEGLMTRQEYDSYYSQYESSVDGWSFDVAGHVTVFGVKP